One region of Budorcas taxicolor isolate Tak-1 chromosome 3, Takin1.1, whole genome shotgun sequence genomic DNA includes:
- the UBL4B gene encoding LOW QUALITY PROTEIN: ubiquitin-like protein 4B (The sequence of the model RefSeq protein was modified relative to this genomic sequence to represent the inferred CDS: inserted 1 base in 1 codon) produces the protein MILTVKLLLGRRCSLTVSGQEGMAMLKKLESERLHVPEEQQHLLFRSQLLADDKRLSDSRIGPNTSISVVMRPLEKPAXEDTRQPQPLWQHVGQVLPKHLGPQDTEAVLQLLRREHEERLQRISLGDLEQLARHLLTKEPLAEPAGERKPEALSPDKEEEKEAAQ, from the exons ATGATCCTCACAGTCAAGCTGCTCCTGGGCCGGAGATGTAGCCTGACGGTGTCAGGACAGGAGGGCATGGccatgctgaagaagctggagtcCGAGCGGCTGCACGTGCCAGAGGAGCAGCAGCACCTGCTCTTCCGCAGCCAGCTGCTGGCAGATGACAAGCGGCTATCCGACTCCCGCATTGGGCCCAACACCTCCATCAGCGTGGTCATGCGGCCCCTGGAGAAGCCGG CTGAGGACACCCgccagccccagcccctgtgGCAGCACGTGGGCCAGGTCCTGCCCAAACACCTTGGGCCCCAGGACACTGAGGcagtgctgcagctgctgaggcgGGAGCACGAGGAGCGCCTGCAGAGGATAAGCCTGGGGGACCTGGAGCAGCTGGCGCGGCACCTCCTGACCAAGGAGCCGCTCGCAGAGCCCGCTggggagaggaagcctgaggcTCTGAGTCCCgataaggaggaggaaaaggaggctgCTCAGTAA